Proteins encoded by one window of Candidatus Binatia bacterium:
- the glnA gene encoding type I glutamate--ammonia ligase produces MTPKEAIAFAKKNNAVACDLKFLDFIGIWQHFTIPMSEFDEALFEEGSGFDGSSIRGWQPINASDMLVIPDPTTIRMDPFTKEPTVTAICNIVDPITKEDYSRDPRNIARKAEAYLKSTGIGDVAYFGPEPEFFILDEIRYDTTQSESYYYIDSEEARWNTGRNVRGEPGPNLGYKVRNKEGYFPVPPSDTQQDIRTEMCRVMESVGIRVEKQHHEVATAGQGEIDMRFMPLVQMGDALMWYKYIVKNVARRHGKTVTFMPKPLFGDNGSGMHVHQSIWKGDTPLFAGQEYGGMSQLAMWYIGGILKHAPALAAFTNPTTNSYRRLVPGFEAPVNLAYSSRNRSAAVRIPMYSPSPKAKRIEVRFPDPTANGYMAFSAMLMAGLDGIQKKIDPKLPLDKDIYSLTPEELKDVPSMPASLEEALIALKNDHEFLLAGDVFTEDVIETWIDYKMTKEVNEMRLRPHPYEFALYYDA; encoded by the coding sequence ATGACCCCGAAAGAAGCGATCGCGTTCGCGAAGAAGAACAACGCCGTCGCGTGTGACCTGAAGTTCCTCGATTTCATCGGCATCTGGCAGCACTTCACCATCCCGATGAGCGAGTTCGACGAGGCGTTGTTCGAGGAGGGAAGCGGCTTCGACGGCAGCTCGATCCGCGGCTGGCAGCCGATCAACGCGTCGGACATGCTGGTGATCCCCGATCCGACGACGATCCGCATGGATCCGTTCACCAAGGAGCCGACGGTCACGGCGATCTGCAACATCGTCGACCCGATCACCAAGGAGGACTACTCCCGCGACCCGCGCAACATCGCGCGCAAGGCGGAGGCGTACCTCAAGTCGACGGGCATCGGCGACGTCGCCTACTTCGGCCCCGAGCCCGAGTTCTTCATTCTTGACGAGATCCGCTACGACACCACGCAGTCGGAGAGCTACTACTACATCGACTCCGAGGAGGCGCGCTGGAACACCGGCCGCAACGTCCGTGGCGAGCCGGGCCCGAACCTCGGCTACAAGGTGCGCAACAAGGAAGGCTACTTCCCGGTGCCGCCGAGCGACACCCAGCAGGACATCCGCACCGAGATGTGCCGCGTGATGGAGTCCGTGGGCATCCGCGTCGAGAAGCAGCACCACGAGGTGGCGACCGCCGGTCAGGGCGAGATCGACATGCGCTTCATGCCGCTCGTCCAGATGGGCGACGCGCTGATGTGGTACAAGTACATCGTCAAGAACGTCGCCCGTCGGCACGGCAAGACCGTGACCTTCATGCCGAAGCCGCTCTTCGGCGACAACGGCAGCGGCATGCACGTCCACCAGTCGATCTGGAAGGGTGACACGCCGCTCTTCGCCGGTCAGGAGTACGGTGGGATGTCGCAGCTCGCGATGTGGTACATCGGCGGCATCCTGAAGCACGCGCCGGCGCTCGCCGCGTTCACCAACCCGACCACGAACTCGTACCGCCGTCTGGTGCCGGGCTTCGAGGCGCCGGTGAACCTGGCGTACTCGTCGCGCAACCGCTCGGCCGCGGTGCGCATCCCGATGTACTCGCCGTCGCCGAAGGCGAAGCGCATCGAGGTCCGCTTCCCGGATCCGACCGCGAACGGCTACATGGCGTTCTCGGCCATGCTCATGGCCGGCCTCGACGGCATCCAGAAGAAGATCGACCCGAAGCTGCCGCTCGACAAGGACATCTACTCGCTCACGCCCGAGGAGCTGAAGGACGTCCCGTCGATGCCGGCGTCGCTCGAGGAGGCGCTCATCGCCCTGAAGAACGACCACGAGTTCCTGCTCGCGGGCGACGTGTTCACCGAGGACGTCATCGAGACCTGGATCGACTACAAGATGACGAAGGAGGTGAACGAGATGCGGCTGCGTCCGCATCCGTACGAGTTCGCGCTGTACTACGACGCCTGA
- the rsmB gene encoding 16S rRNA (cytosine(967)-C(5))-methyltransferase RsmB, with amino-acid sequence MDQQGGADARRGKRRRPKRKPQTGPAGRAVERDPRRHALAILVRVEGGAYADVLVGETLEHNPLDARDAALLTRLVYGVETWRARLDWTLASIARRPLESLAPHVRAALRLGAFQILMLDRVPAHAAVDTTVELVKRASGAGAASFVNAVLRNLLRRGERPLPDPASGLDAHLAVRWSHPEWLVRAWRRELGDERVERLLASNNDPAPTVVRVDRRVATREQAAERLRALGVETQPTTFARDGLVVEGGFLHVGDVPGVHLQGEASQLVVDLLDPQPGERVLDPCAAPGGKTGAIDERIGEGRVFACDRSRPGMRRVATLASASGSRILPFVADARRPPLACTFDAVLVDAPCSGLGTLRAHPEIRWRRQEDDSPRLAALQREILDAAAELVRPGGRLVYSTCTIAAAENEQVVDAFLARHPGWEVEDARRFLPAAAAELVDARGALRTAPDVGGLDGFFAVRLGRTITPA; translated from the coding sequence ATGGACCAGCAGGGCGGTGCAGACGCGCGGCGCGGCAAGCGTCGCCGACCCAAGCGCAAGCCGCAGACCGGACCCGCCGGGCGCGCCGTCGAGCGCGACCCGCGCCGGCACGCGCTCGCGATCCTGGTGCGCGTCGAGGGCGGCGCCTACGCCGACGTGCTGGTCGGCGAGACGCTCGAGCACAACCCGCTCGACGCGCGCGACGCAGCGCTGCTGACGCGGCTCGTGTACGGCGTGGAGACCTGGCGCGCGCGCCTCGACTGGACGCTCGCCAGCATCGCGCGCCGTCCGCTCGAGTCGCTCGCGCCGCACGTGCGCGCGGCGCTGCGCCTCGGCGCCTTCCAGATCCTGATGCTCGACCGCGTGCCGGCGCACGCCGCGGTCGACACCACGGTCGAGCTGGTGAAGCGCGCTTCCGGCGCGGGTGCTGCGAGCTTCGTGAATGCGGTGCTGCGCAACCTACTGCGCCGCGGCGAGCGTCCGCTGCCCGATCCGGCGAGCGGCCTCGACGCCCACCTCGCCGTGCGCTGGTCGCACCCCGAGTGGCTGGTGCGCGCCTGGCGGCGCGAGCTCGGCGACGAGCGCGTCGAGCGGCTGCTCGCCTCGAACAACGATCCGGCGCCGACCGTCGTGCGCGTCGACCGGCGCGTCGCGACGCGCGAGCAGGCGGCGGAGCGGCTGCGCGCGCTCGGCGTCGAGACGCAGCCCACGACGTTTGCCCGCGATGGGCTCGTCGTCGAGGGCGGATTCCTCCACGTCGGCGACGTGCCGGGCGTCCACCTGCAGGGCGAGGCGTCGCAGCTCGTCGTCGACCTGCTCGATCCGCAGCCCGGCGAGCGCGTGCTCGATCCGTGCGCGGCGCCGGGCGGCAAGACCGGCGCGATCGACGAGCGCATCGGCGAGGGACGCGTCTTCGCGTGCGACCGCTCGCGTCCGGGCATGCGACGGGTCGCGACGCTCGCCTCGGCGAGCGGCTCGCGCATCCTGCCGTTCGTCGCCGACGCGCGCCGTCCGCCGCTCGCGTGCACCTTCGACGCCGTGCTCGTCGACGCCCCGTGCTCGGGGCTCGGCACGCTGCGCGCGCACCCCGAGATCCGCTGGCGGCGTCAAGAAGACGATTCACCGCGTCTCGCCGCGCTGCAGCGCGAGATCCTCGACGCCGCGGCGGAGCTCGTGCGGCCCGGCGGACGGCTCGTCTACTCGACGTGCACGATCGCCGCGGCGGAGAACGAGCAGGTGGTCGACGCGTTCCTCGCGCGCCATCCCGGCTGGGAGGTGGAGGACGCGCGTCGCTTCCTTCCCGCAGCGGCCGCCGAGCTCGTCGACGCGCGCGGCGCGCTGCGCACCGCGCCCGACGTCGGCGGGCTCGACGGCTTCTTTGCCGTTCGTCTCGGTCGTACGATCACCCCGGCATGA
- a CDS encoding ammonium transporter, whose translation MLALVAVALAYASGTAWAQDAAAAPTIDKADTAWLIVATAFVMLMTAPGLALFYGGLVRRNNVLGVLMQCLVCLAAVSVQWILIGYTLAFGASQNGLIGGLDFLGLSGVTAEPNPDYSASIPQLTFMAFQGTFAVITPALIVGAFAERMKFSAFLIFTLLWATLIYDPLAHWVWGVGGWIRGLGALDFAGGTVVHISSGASALAAALLIGKRIGYGHEPMPPHNLPFTVVGAALLWFGWFGFNAGSALAADGIAANAFVTTNAGAAAATLGWMTIEWLKRGKPTVLGAATGAVAGLVAITPGAGFITPLAAIVIGFVAGVVCFYGIKLKEMLGADDALDVVGVHGVGGTWGALATGLFATTAVNPAGANGLFYGNPGQLLTQAIGVVATLVFCFVGAFILLKVTDVLVGLRADEEDEISGLDLSQHSERAYVLGAVAE comes from the coding sequence ATGTTGGCGCTCGTCGCCGTGGCGCTCGCGTACGCGAGCGGTACCGCGTGGGCGCAGGACGCCGCCGCGGCGCCGACGATCGACAAGGCCGACACGGCCTGGCTGATCGTCGCGACCGCGTTCGTCATGCTGATGACCGCTCCCGGCCTGGCGCTGTTCTACGGCGGCCTCGTGCGGCGCAACAACGTGCTCGGGGTGCTGATGCAGTGCCTCGTGTGCCTCGCCGCGGTCAGCGTCCAGTGGATCCTGATCGGCTACACGCTGGCCTTCGGGGCGTCGCAGAACGGGCTGATCGGCGGCCTCGACTTCCTCGGTCTGTCCGGCGTCACCGCCGAGCCGAACCCGGACTACTCCGCGAGCATCCCGCAGCTCACCTTCATGGCGTTCCAGGGGACGTTCGCGGTGATCACGCCGGCGCTGATCGTCGGCGCGTTCGCCGAGCGGATGAAGTTCAGCGCCTTCCTGATCTTCACGCTGCTCTGGGCGACCCTGATCTACGACCCGCTCGCGCACTGGGTGTGGGGCGTCGGCGGCTGGATCCGCGGCCTCGGCGCGCTCGACTTCGCGGGCGGGACGGTCGTCCACATCAGCTCGGGCGCCTCGGCGCTCGCCGCAGCGCTGCTGATCGGCAAGCGCATCGGCTACGGGCACGAGCCGATGCCGCCGCACAACCTGCCCTTCACGGTGGTCGGCGCGGCGCTGCTGTGGTTCGGCTGGTTCGGCTTCAACGCTGGCAGCGCGCTCGCCGCCGACGGCATCGCGGCGAACGCCTTCGTCACGACCAACGCCGGCGCCGCCGCGGCGACGCTCGGCTGGATGACGATCGAGTGGCTCAAGCGCGGCAAGCCGACGGTGCTCGGCGCCGCCACCGGCGCGGTCGCGGGTCTGGTCGCGATCACGCCGGGCGCGGGCTTCATCACGCCGCTCGCGGCGATCGTGATCGGCTTCGTCGCCGGCGTCGTCTGCTTCTACGGGATCAAGCTCAAGGAGATGCTCGGCGCGGACGACGCGCTCGACGTGGTCGGCGTGCACGGCGTCGGCGGCACCTGGGGCGCGCTGGCGACCGGGCTGTTCGCCACGACGGCGGTCAACCCCGCGGGCGCCAACGGCCTCTTCTACGGAAACCCAGGACAGCTCTTGACGCAGGCGATCGGCGTCGTCGCGACGCTGGTCTTCTGCTTCGTGGGCGCCTTCATCCTGCTCAAGGTCACCGACGTGCTGGTGGGTCTGCGTGCCGACGAGGAGGACGAGATCTCCGGGCTCGATCTGAGCCAGCACAGCGAGCGCGCCTACGTCCTTGGCGCGGTGGCGGAGTGA
- the fmt gene encoding methionyl-tRNA formyltransferase: protein MTPQKLPALPAAPLRVVFMGTPELAATVLRGLLDGEDRVVGVFTRPDAAQGRGLTVVAPPVKQLAESRGIPVLQPRTWKDGSAVESLRALAPDLVVVAAYGRILPQAALDVPRFGCINVHASLLPRWRGADPITRAILAGDEQTGVTIMQMVLEMDAGAILLQRTTPIRPDDTGDTLERRLADLGASALREALVEWRAGRLTATPQDPAQVTFAPLITKKDGVVDWRRPAVEIERAVRAFQPWPVASTTRDGAPLRIFAAEPATSAAQGTPGEILAVDAQGVVVATGRGALRLREVQAAGKKRMPAADWARGARVAPGDRLGA from the coding sequence TTGACCCCGCAGAAGCTGCCGGCGCTCCCCGCGGCGCCGCTGCGCGTGGTGTTCATGGGCACGCCGGAGCTCGCCGCGACGGTGCTGCGCGGCCTGCTCGACGGCGAGGATCGAGTGGTCGGCGTGTTCACGCGCCCGGACGCCGCGCAGGGCCGCGGGCTCACCGTGGTCGCGCCGCCCGTCAAGCAACTCGCGGAGTCGCGCGGCATCCCAGTGCTGCAGCCGCGCACCTGGAAGGACGGGAGCGCGGTCGAGTCGCTGCGCGCGCTCGCGCCCGACCTGGTCGTCGTCGCGGCGTACGGACGCATCCTGCCGCAAGCGGCGCTCGACGTGCCGCGCTTCGGCTGCATCAACGTGCACGCCTCGCTCTTGCCGCGCTGGCGCGGCGCCGACCCGATCACGCGCGCGATCCTCGCCGGCGACGAGCAGACCGGCGTGACCATCATGCAGATGGTGCTCGAGATGGACGCCGGCGCGATCCTGCTGCAGCGCACCACACCGATCCGCCCGGACGACACCGGCGACACGCTCGAGCGGCGGCTCGCGGACCTCGGCGCGAGCGCGCTGCGCGAGGCGCTCGTCGAGTGGCGCGCCGGACGCCTCACCGCGACGCCGCAGGACCCGGCGCAGGTCACGTTCGCGCCGCTGATCACGAAGAAGGACGGCGTCGTCGACTGGCGGCGTCCGGCGGTCGAGATCGAGCGCGCGGTGCGCGCGTTCCAGCCGTGGCCGGTCGCGTCGACGACGCGCGACGGCGCGCCGCTGCGCATCTTCGCCGCGGAGCCTGCGACGAGCGCCGCGCAGGGCACGCCGGGCGAGATCCTCGCCGTCGACGCGCAGGGCGTGGTGGTCGCGACCGGCCGCGGCGCGCTGCGCCTGCGGGAAGTGCAGGCGGCGGGCAAGAAGCGCATGCCGGCCGCGGACTGGGCGCGCGGCGCGCGGGTCGCGCCGGGCGACCGGCTCGGCGCTTGA
- a CDS encoding P-II family nitrogen regulator, giving the protein MKKVEAIIKPFKLDEVKESLSAIGTQGLTVTEVKGFGRQKGHTELYRGAEYVVDFLPKVKLEIIVPDEKITQVVETIEKAAKTGRIGDGKIFVLPVDEVVRIRTGERGNEAL; this is encoded by the coding sequence ATGAAAAAAGTCGAAGCCATCATCAAGCCGTTCAAGCTCGACGAGGTGAAGGAGAGCTTGAGCGCGATCGGCACGCAGGGCCTGACCGTGACCGAGGTCAAGGGTTTCGGGCGCCAGAAGGGTCACACGGAGCTCTACCGTGGCGCCGAGTACGTGGTCGACTTCCTGCCCAAGGTGAAGCTCGAGATCATCGTCCCCGACGAGAAGATCACGCAGGTCGTCGAGACCATCGAGAAGGCGGCCAAGACCGGCCGCATCGGCGACGGCAAGATCTTCGTCCTGCCGGTGGACGAGGTGGTGCGCATCCGCACCGGCGAGCGCGGCAACGAAGCGCTCTGA
- the plsY gene encoding glycerol-3-phosphate 1-O-acyltransferase PlsY: MATLAGIAVVSYLVGSIPSGLLLARLANVDVRKTGSGNIGATNVARSAGKTLGLLTLLFDALKGAVPVLVVEGLDLLAGAGPEISLYGQITAAVAAVTGHVFPITLGFRGGKGVATALGAVAALAPAALPLPLLAFLLAVGLSRWVSLGSICAAMAAPFGSILAGYPVAVSAALTVLACLILFRHRDNMARIRAGTEPRWGERATPKE; this comes from the coding sequence ATCGCCACCCTCGCCGGGATCGCTGTCGTCTCCTACCTGGTGGGGTCGATCCCCTCCGGCCTGCTGCTCGCCCGGCTCGCCAACGTCGACGTCCGCAAGACGGGCAGCGGCAACATCGGCGCGACCAACGTCGCGCGCTCGGCGGGCAAGACGCTCGGGCTCCTGACGCTGCTCTTCGACGCCCTGAAGGGCGCCGTGCCGGTCCTGGTGGTCGAGGGGCTCGACCTGCTCGCGGGGGCGGGTCCGGAGATCTCGCTGTACGGCCAGATCACGGCGGCCGTCGCCGCGGTGACCGGGCACGTCTTCCCGATCACGCTCGGCTTTCGCGGCGGCAAGGGGGTGGCGACCGCCCTGGGAGCGGTGGCGGCGCTCGCGCCGGCGGCGCTGCCGCTGCCGCTCCTCGCCTTCCTCCTGGCCGTCGGCCTCTCGCGGTGGGTGTCGCTGGGCTCGATCTGCGCGGCGATGGCGGCGCCGTTCGGCTCGATCCTGGCGGGCTACCCGGTCGCCGTCTCGGCGGCCCTCACCGTCCTCGCCTGCCTGATCCTGTTCCGCCACCGCGACAACATGGCGCGGATCCGAGCAGGGACGGAGCCGCGCTGGGGCGAGCGGGCGACCCCGAAGGAGTGA
- a CDS encoding metallophosphoesterase has product MTLRVIDPELFGVTEDGCTLTFAVHDARGPVDATARVLVDGVARATSAGVAGTRLVRVEGLAPGTRHRIEIVAEDGARAEPDPFFPGVVETLPACRAREVASFATLNDLHFGEERFGGVLLADGSYGDEAPDYPLVRETEGDVPYWKMMNEDAVADINASAVDFVVIKGDIADQGRREQFEIAREIFARFAMPWHALLGNHDHYALLDGEEIDGCELLGQPRAPRTLDVAGWRLVLVDTVEPGAHHGVFPDARLRWLAEQLEESRELGLPTLLFMHHQPVPPAFADRFPNSIGIVPAHSTRLFELIARNPQVKAVLIGHTHRNRVRREPSAGGVPFVEVSCVKDYPGTFAHYRLFEDGSLRQEVRRISSPRALAHSTRCRDFFAGGYRRFALGALADRSFVVAGDR; this is encoded by the coding sequence ATGACGCTGCGGGTGATCGATCCCGAGCTCTTCGGGGTGACGGAGGACGGCTGCACGCTGACCTTCGCGGTGCACGACGCGCGCGGGCCGGTCGACGCGACGGCGCGCGTGCTGGTCGACGGCGTCGCCCGCGCGACCTCGGCCGGCGTCGCGGGCACGCGGCTCGTGCGCGTCGAGGGGCTCGCCCCGGGCACGCGGCATCGGATCGAGATCGTCGCCGAGGACGGCGCGCGCGCCGAGCCCGATCCGTTCTTCCCGGGCGTGGTCGAGACGCTGCCCGCGTGCAGGGCGCGCGAGGTCGCGTCGTTCGCGACGCTCAACGATCTGCACTTCGGCGAGGAGCGCTTCGGCGGCGTGCTGCTCGCCGATGGCTCGTACGGCGACGAGGCGCCCGACTACCCGCTCGTCCGCGAGACCGAAGGCGACGTGCCGTACTGGAAGATGATGAACGAGGACGCGGTCGCCGACATCAACGCGAGCGCCGTCGACTTCGTCGTCATCAAGGGCGACATCGCCGACCAGGGACGGCGCGAGCAGTTCGAGATTGCGCGCGAGATCTTCGCGCGCTTCGCGATGCCGTGGCACGCGCTGCTCGGCAACCACGACCACTACGCGCTGCTCGACGGCGAGGAGATCGACGGCTGCGAGCTGCTCGGACAGCCGCGCGCGCCGCGGACGCTCGACGTCGCGGGCTGGCGGCTCGTGCTCGTCGACACGGTCGAGCCGGGCGCGCACCACGGCGTCTTCCCCGATGCGCGCCTGCGCTGGCTCGCGGAGCAGCTCGAGGAGAGCCGCGAGCTCGGTCTGCCGACGCTCCTCTTCATGCACCACCAGCCGGTGCCGCCCGCGTTCGCCGACCGCTTTCCGAACTCGATCGGCATCGTGCCCGCGCATTCGACGCGTCTCTTCGAGCTGATCGCACGGAACCCGCAGGTGAAGGCCGTGCTGATCGGGCACACGCACCGCAACCGCGTGCGCCGCGAGCCGTCGGCGGGCGGCGTGCCGTTCGTCGAGGTGAGCTGCGTCAAGGACTACCCGGGCACGTTTGCACACTACCGTCTGTTCGAGGACGGCAGCCTGCGCCAGGAGGTGCGGCGCATCTCGAGCCCGCGCGCGCTCGCGCACTCGACCCGCTGCCGCGACTTCTTCGCCGGCGGCTACCGGCGGTTCGCGCTCGGCGCGCTCGCCGATCGCTCGTTCGTCGTCGCGGGCGACCGCTGA
- the priA gene encoding primosomal protein N': protein MSREIDLTGRDARSEQSAVEVAIVDPSGALTTLSYAVPYHLSSASEVGTAVTVPLGARRVTGIVLGPAQPAPNLRLRPIAATLPELSVPAELLELARWAARHYRVPLGSLLRTVVPPPLRRLRRRHVRPTGKPLDAPTAEPDLLGDTKASVRDGKDGLARRILERLPPGGLDLRQLEEEFGAGTSAALRTLRRQGAVVIEEVELERRIPRRAVRAVVPEDGGEPSFGRATRQAEVYAFVRARDPHPVQIAELEERMPGAARAVTALLKRGLLVETTGSGSPADDAGSETASRENDGDAVARPEKTPSPEQEQAIAAIDGAAGTFATFLLFGVTGSGKTEVYLRAAQAARRRGAGVLILVPEIGLTPQLVAEAARRFPGETAVLHSGLTGPERWQTWRDVAAGRAPVVIGARSAVFAPLPRLGLVVVDEEHDAAYKQEEAPRYNARDVAVMRGKLAGCPVVLASATPSLESFRAAQQGRYQLLRLSARANDAPLPRVELIDLRARPAFDRTGDGNAPRALDPRSAPPPVASPLSPALEEALVENYRAGDQSLLFLNRRGYARFIQCEVCGHVETCPSCSVSLTVHRAQRLAACHHCGFSRRPATHCPSCDSVLTARGFGTEQIEANVRALLPAARIARLDRDTATSAAFVRRTVDAWRHGELDVLVGTQMVAKGHDAPGVTLIGVVLADASLHFPDFRAAERTFQLLAQVAGRAGRGAKPGRVLVQTRQPDHPSLIAATQHDYEAFARAELRSRRELFYPPFGRLARIVVEGEAVEVERRARALAERLRQAAERDPSDPQPQVLGPAPAPIERLRGRWRNQVLIKAIDHRALGRVLDAARPLERGARDDRTPRIVVDVDPISML, encoded by the coding sequence ATGTCTCGTGAGATTGATTTGACGGGCCGCGACGCACGCTCCGAGCAGAGCGCCGTCGAGGTTGCGATTGTCGATCCAAGCGGTGCACTGACAACTTTATCGTATGCAGTGCCCTACCACTTGAGCTCTGCCAGCGAGGTCGGCACCGCCGTCACCGTTCCGCTCGGCGCGCGGCGGGTCACGGGGATCGTCCTGGGTCCGGCCCAGCCCGCGCCGAATCTACGTTTGCGGCCGATCGCGGCGACGCTGCCGGAGCTCAGCGTCCCCGCGGAGCTGCTCGAGCTCGCGCGCTGGGCGGCGCGTCATTACCGCGTTCCGCTGGGCTCGTTGCTGCGCACGGTCGTACCGCCGCCGCTGCGGCGCCTGCGGCGGCGTCACGTGCGACCGACCGGCAAGCCGCTCGACGCGCCGACCGCCGAGCCCGATCTGCTCGGCGACACCAAAGCGTCGGTCCGTGACGGAAAGGACGGCCTCGCGCGCCGCATCCTCGAGCGTCTGCCGCCGGGCGGTCTCGACCTCCGTCAGCTCGAAGAGGAGTTCGGCGCCGGCACGAGCGCCGCGCTCCGCACGCTGCGCCGCCAGGGCGCGGTCGTCATCGAGGAGGTCGAGCTCGAGCGGCGCATACCGCGGCGTGCGGTGCGCGCGGTCGTTCCGGAGGATGGCGGCGAGCCGAGCTTCGGTCGCGCGACGCGCCAGGCGGAGGTCTACGCCTTCGTGCGCGCGCGCGATCCGCACCCGGTGCAGATCGCCGAGCTCGAGGAGCGCATGCCGGGAGCGGCACGCGCGGTGACGGCGCTGCTGAAGCGCGGTCTTCTGGTCGAGACGACGGGCAGCGGCTCTCCGGCGGACGACGCCGGCAGCGAAACCGCGTCGCGCGAAAACGACGGCGACGCGGTCGCGCGCCCGGAGAAGACCCCGAGCCCCGAGCAGGAGCAGGCGATCGCCGCGATCGACGGCGCGGCCGGCACGTTCGCGACCTTCCTTCTCTTCGGCGTCACCGGCAGCGGCAAGACCGAGGTCTACCTGCGCGCGGCGCAGGCGGCGCGCCGGCGCGGCGCCGGCGTGCTGATCCTGGTTCCCGAGATCGGCCTCACGCCGCAGCTCGTCGCCGAAGCGGCGCGGCGCTTCCCCGGCGAGACGGCCGTCCTGCACAGCGGGCTCACCGGACCCGAGCGCTGGCAGACCTGGCGCGACGTCGCGGCCGGTCGTGCGCCGGTCGTGATCGGCGCGCGCTCGGCGGTGTTCGCGCCGCTGCCGCGCCTCGGCCTCGTCGTCGTCGACGAGGAGCACGACGCCGCGTACAAGCAGGAGGAAGCGCCACGCTACAACGCGCGTGACGTCGCCGTGATGCGCGGCAAGCTCGCGGGCTGTCCGGTGGTGCTCGCGTCGGCGACGCCGTCGCTCGAGAGCTTCCGCGCGGCGCAGCAGGGACGCTACCAGCTGCTGCGCCTCTCGGCGCGCGCCAACGACGCGCCGCTGCCGCGCGTCGAGCTGATCGACCTGCGCGCGCGTCCGGCGTTCGACCGCACGGGCGACGGCAACGCGCCGCGCGCGCTCGACCCGCGCTCGGCGCCGCCGCCGGTCGCCTCGCCGCTGTCGCCGGCGCTCGAGGAAGCGCTGGTCGAGAACTACCGCGCCGGCGACCAGTCGCTGCTCTTCCTCAACCGACGCGGCTACGCGCGCTTCATCCAGTGCGAGGTCTGCGGCCACGTCGAGACCTGTCCGTCGTGCAGCGTGAGCTTGACGGTGCACCGCGCGCAGCGTCTCGCCGCGTGCCACCACTGCGGCTTCTCGCGCCGTCCGGCGACGCACTGTCCGAGCTGCGACAGCGTGCTCACCGCGCGCGGCTTCGGCACGGAGCAGATCGAGGCCAACGTGCGCGCGCTCCTGCCGGCGGCGCGGATCGCGCGCCTCGACCGCGACACCGCGACCAGCGCCGCGTTCGTGCGCCGCACGGTCGACGCCTGGCGGCACGGCGAGCTCGACGTGCTGGTCGGCACGCAGATGGTGGCGAAGGGACACGACGCGCCGGGCGTGACGCTGATCGGCGTCGTGCTCGCCGACGCCTCGCTGCACTTCCCCGACTTCCGCGCCGCCGAGCGGACGTTCCAGCTGCTCGCGCAGGTCGCGGGGCGCGCGGGACGCGGCGCCAAGCCGGGCCGCGTGCTCGTGCAGACCCGGCAGCCGGACCACCCGAGCCTGATCGCGGCGACCCAGCACGACTACGAGGCGTTCGCGCGCGCGGAGCTGCGCAGCCGGCGCGAGCTCTTCTACCCGCCGTTCGGACGCCTCGCGCGCATCGTGGTCGAGGGCGAGGCCGTCGAGGTCGAGCGGCGCGCGCGTGCGCTCGCCGAGCGCCTGCGCCAGGCCGCGGAGCGCGACCCGTCGGATCCGCAGCCGCAGGTGCTCGGACCGGCGCCGGCGCCGATCGAGCGGCTGCGCGGACGCTGGCGCAACCAGGTGCTGATCAAGGCGATCGACCACCGCGCGCTCGGACGCGTGCTCGACGCCGCCCGCCCGCTCGAGCGCGGAGCACGCGACGACAGGACGCCGCGCATCGTCGTTGATGTCGATCCGATCAGCATGTTATGA
- the def gene encoding peptide deformylase has protein sequence MAIRRILTFPEPFLRGTARPVENITGETAQWVEDMAQTMYAAPGIGLAAPQIGLDQRIIVLDVGDDEEEPGKERGKNLIHVVNPVIVEAEGETTFEEGCLSVVDFRAEVQRAAKVLVKGWDLNQREIAIEADGLLAVALQHEIDHLDGKLFIDHLSRLKREMYVKRVKKALREGRPIAQRSAGERS, from the coding sequence ATGGCCATTCGTCGCATCTTGACGTTCCCGGAGCCGTTTCTGCGCGGCACTGCACGTCCGGTGGAGAACATCACCGGCGAGACGGCGCAGTGGGTCGAGGACATGGCGCAGACCATGTACGCGGCGCCCGGCATCGGCCTCGCCGCGCCGCAGATCGGCCTCGATCAGCGGATCATCGTGCTCGACGTCGGCGACGACGAGGAGGAGCCCGGCAAGGAGCGGGGCAAGAACCTGATCCACGTCGTCAATCCGGTGATCGTCGAGGCCGAGGGCGAGACCACCTTCGAGGAGGGCTGCCTCTCGGTGGTCGACTTCCGCGCCGAGGTGCAGCGCGCGGCCAAGGTCCTGGTCAAGGGCTGGGACCTGAACCAGCGCGAGATCGCGATCGAGGCGGACGGGCTCCTCGCCGTCGCCCTGCAGCACGAGATCGACCACCTCGACGGCAAGCTGTTCATCGACCACCTGTCGCGCCTCAAGCGCGAGATGTACGTCAAGCGCGTAAAAAAGGCGCTGCGTGAGGGCCGTCCGATCGCGCAGCGCTCAGCCGGCGAACGGAGTTGA